The Candidatus Angelobacter sp. genome has a segment encoding these proteins:
- a CDS encoding 6-bladed beta-propeller, which produces MNRILSSLLGISLISTAAFASGLKYSIMPDFFEKNPDDKPLGPCHGGVVIDKTGNIYVTTDTPRGIVVFSSRGKFLRSVGPTRIHGLEIREENGVEYIYGARPADHEVVKLKLDGELLWAIHFPQEAGIYKDEKGFNPCAVTVGPDGSIFIADGYGANYVLKYDKDRKFVKAFGGPGEAEGKFKTCHGIALDTRQGKPLLLVCNRNNNRVEYWDLDGNFVKIIQKDLRMPAAVHIRGDYAVFPELQGRVTVLDKDGNIVAQVGDNPNEKQRANFGLPPDQWTVGICNSPHGASIDKDGNLIVSEWSQFGHLHKFTLTK; this is translated from the coding sequence ATTTTTTTGAGAAAAACCCGGACGACAAGCCCCTCGGCCCCTGCCACGGCGGCGTGGTGATTGACAAGACGGGCAATATTTACGTCACCACCGACACGCCCCGCGGCATCGTGGTCTTTTCATCCCGCGGAAAATTCCTGCGCTCGGTCGGTCCGACGCGGATTCATGGATTGGAGATTCGCGAAGAGAACGGTGTGGAATACATCTACGGGGCGCGCCCGGCTGATCACGAGGTGGTCAAACTCAAGCTCGATGGCGAGCTGTTGTGGGCGATTCACTTTCCGCAGGAGGCGGGAATCTACAAGGACGAGAAGGGATTCAATCCGTGCGCTGTCACCGTCGGGCCCGACGGTTCGATCTTTATCGCTGATGGCTACGGCGCAAACTACGTGCTCAAGTACGACAAGGACCGCAAGTTTGTGAAAGCCTTTGGCGGACCCGGCGAGGCGGAGGGTAAGTTCAAGACCTGTCACGGCATCGCGCTCGACACGCGCCAGGGCAAACCGCTCTTGCTGGTTTGCAATCGCAATAACAATCGCGTGGAATACTGGGACCTCGACGGCAATTTCGTGAAGATCATCCAGAAAGACCTTCGCATGCCTGCCGCCGTGCATATCCGGGGCGACTACGCCGTGTTTCCGGAGTTGCAGGGGCGCGTCACTGTTCTCGACAAAGACGGCAACATCGTTGCCCAGGTTGGTGACAATCCCAACGAGAAGCAGCGTGCGAATTTCGGCCTGCCGCCCGATCAGTGGACGGTCGGCATTTGCAACTCGCCGCACGGGGCTTCGATTGACAAGGACGGAAACCTCATCGTGTCCGAGTGGAGCCAGTTCGGCCACCTCCACAAATTCACTCTCACAAAGTAG